In Gossypium hirsutum isolate 1008001.06 chromosome D01, Gossypium_hirsutum_v2.1, whole genome shotgun sequence, the genomic window AGTTCCACGAAAGCCCCTTTGTTGGGAAAATCAAGCaagcaagagaagaaaaataaGGATCACATAGTTGCAGTGAGAGACATCGAGTTGGAAGAACATCGGAAATCAACAGATAGAGTAAAAACTGATTCAACCACATTAGATCCAAGTAACCAAAACGGAGCAAGTTCATCAATCACATTACAAAAGGACTTGGGTTCGACAAGGATCAGACCCGGATCTCAAAACATGCGTAAGAAATGGTGTCGCCAAGTGCGTATTGTTCTCGCCATTGATGTGGCTATTTGTTTAGTATTGTTAGTGATTTGGCTGTCAATTTGTAATGGCATATCATGCACCCGATAAATCATATTCCGATTTCCAATGCCACAGCCCCGGAGATCGGAAGTCGGTATGTATTTCGAAATTACTTATGTATAGTTTCGTGGTGCTTATGTAAATCTTTATCATATtgtttatttgagtttttttaacACCATATTCTGCACTGCCATTTAATATAATGCTTATAGTTGCAGATTCGAAAACGATGCCGTTTCTGTCTCGGATATACTTGAAAGCTTCATTTTAACTTGGTTTTCAAATCCGATCATTTCAGATTCGACATTCGGCATTCATCCGAGTTTGAATCCAAAATCGATAACCATTTAAGTAAtcatatggtcattttggttCTCTTTGgtgtttaaaataatttataaattttaaaatattaatgtgCTCAAATTAATCTTTTATtccaaataatattaatatttactatttcattttggaaatgaaatcttttgttttaaattgtaattgaaataaatatttttcaaaacatttttatGCTTTTGGATTTCCTTGATCTCCCGAACAATCCGATCTGGTTCGAACATCCTTGAATGTGACTACCGTATACCTGAGGGTTCGGGCCAAAGATGCCATCACATGAAAAAATGTAACATTTACAACAGGCATGAAATTAGCTCAAAGCAGAACTGTCTTGGACTAAGCAGTTTAACCGGACTCAAAACAACTGTGTTATTTCGACTTTTCATTTTGTCGTTAAAAAGTGCTCATGTCCAGCACTCGTATATTCGACGTTCACCAAAAAGAACCAAGTCACATGATCAGACACACTAAACCCAAAAATAGATAaccgaaaaaagaaaaagaaaaccttgAATCTACCTCGTCTTGCATCCTCATGAGGGTATTGGATGCCAGTGTCGCCACAGCAGAGCGATTGCCGATGATTAAAATGTTTTCAACCTGCAAAAGGAATTGTAGACTATAAATAAGGTCTTTCATACCGTAAGGCCTAAAGGACTAGACGTTGTTCTCATAAGGTTTGGGTGGTTCAGTTCGCAATATACAATAAGAGCTGGAAACAACTTAAAGAAATGCCATTTTTGAAGTGACAAGAAGGGCAGAATTGCAGCTTCGAAACTAATTCCGGGTCAGTAACAGTACCAAGTATCCGGTCAAGGTAAATAACTAATAGTTGGATAAAAGAGAGTGAGAGAACCCAAAGCCGCTGAGCAAGACTCACACAGCAGTTAAAGCTTTCATGACAAATGCAAAGTAAAAGGATGGGCACAGTTCTGCATCTTTTAGATTGGTAGGCGAAAACCACTTACGGAAACATAAGCATATAATGCCGAAAACATAAGCATCGATAACTAAATCGATAATGATCCATAATGACAAATTTTATTCTGCTATTAATCCACAATCCAGTGAAGCTTTCTCCAGAGATATATTAACAAGCCTAAACAACTCAATGAAAAAGAACAGTCAGAGAACTTACCATCCATTCATGCGATTCTGCAAGTATCACGGTAAACAGAATATTCAATCTTCAACCTGGAAAATGTCTCATGGTATGTACAGTAAGTTCTCTAACCTATCTTACCAAACAGGAAAATAATGACAAAACATGATGATGCAAAATGTACAGTCTAATTCAGGTCAGGGAAGAACTATGAAATGAGATCCTTAGTACCTtccatataattaaaatacaataagcATAAAATTAAAGTGACTACAACCGTGCGGGGATAAAACGATCTTACTTCACTCAGAAGCCTTAACTTTATCATCCCCGACAACTGAGAGtataggcaaactactgaaaaatTCATCTAGACCCTCGAAAAAACCATTCCCTTCATTGTTATCCTCTTCCTCGTTTCCAGCATCATTCCCCTTACTCCTCCCTGCCACCGGCTCTTCTGCCTCGTTCCGAAACTCTACGTTCAAATCCAACTTCCCCAAAACCTTCGTTCCTCTTTTCATCTGCTTCCTTCTGCTTGATTCAGCAGTTGACACACTGTCCGGCACCATGGACGCACCACTCGAATTCCCACCATGATCCGCACTAACTTGGTCATCACCCCCCTGCTTCACTCTCTCACTCTGTGGTTTCTTTGCATATCTCCCCCTAGATCCTTTCCCTTTAGAATTGTTCACCTTTTTCTCCCTCTTTTCATTTCgccaatcatcatcatcatcctcatTCTCGGAACTCATGCTCGAATCAGATATCTCTACATATACATCTTGTTCATCATAAAACAGCTTTGGAGAAGACTTGTTGGTATTCATTTGTTTTCCAGCATTCTTGTTGTCAGGGCAAGCAAACACGGTCGAAATAGGTGACCAATTTGGGAAATTACCATTACGAGATAATCCTATAGGGAAAAAACCCCAGGAGCAGATATATGTGTCCTTTCCGTTCATCGGTGGCGGTGGTATCACAACTGCATGGAAAGCTCTCCTACAGTTCTTAGTTTGACACCTTAGCGTACAGTCCTCGTACAGCTTCAGGTATTCACAGAGTGTGTAACAGTACGGACAAGCCGTCCAGAATGTTGGTTCCTCTGACTCAATAGCTTGATTAGCCCGAGACACATCAGTTGGCTCTGTCTGAACAGGTGGAGAAGGTATCACAACCGCATGGAAAGCTTTCCTGCAGTCCTTAGTCTGACACCTTAGTGTACAATTCTCGTACATCTTCGGATACTCAAAACGAGAGTAACAGTGCGGACAAGCTGTCCAGAAAGTTGATCCCTCTAACTCGGTAGCTTGACTAGCCTGAGCCGAATTGGTTTCCTGACTCGCACCAGTTGGCTCTACCCGACTATTCTCCTTAGTAGGAGTAGTAGGAGTAGGAGTAGGAGTAGGAGCAGGAGCAGGAGCTGCTGAGTGATTAATCTGATCCATCCGAGTCAGCTCAGTCTGATTAATCTGGTTTGCCCCAACAGCCTCAGGTTGATTAATCTGGCTAGTCCGTGTTGGCTCCGGCCAACTAATTTGGCTCGAACCAACAGATCCCGTCTGGTTAATCTGACTCGGCTGAGTTAAACCAGTCTGATTAATCTGCCTCGTCCAAGTTGACTCAGAAGAATAATTAGTTAAACCCAACTGCTCCCCTCCTTCTAATGTAGCATTTCCATCACTGTTACTATCTCTAGGGCTTCTCACAAACAGTGATTGCGTAACTTGCGCTTGCGTTTCTTTCAACGGCGTTTGCATAAATAGCGTTTGCGTTTCTTTTGGCGGTGGTGGTTGCTGCATAAATAGCGTCTGCGTCTGCGGTTGCGGTTGCTGAACTTGTGGCTGTTCTTGTTGATAATGTTGCTGACCGAGTTGACTCACATGACCAAACTGAAGAAACCTCAACTCATTATCGTAAATGAGCTTATTAGAAGGATTCGACAACACATTCCAAGCTTCAGAAACGAACCGAAACGCTTGATCCGCAAAAGACAACGTGTTCTTCACAGGGTTCAAGAGAATCGCGAGTTTCCTATACTGACTCTCCACGACTTCCATGGATTGAGTTAAAGGAACGAGTTGG contains:
- the LOC107928870 gene encoding uncharacterized protein, with protein sequence MDDGNTTEAERWLTIAAKLLASGDFHGTRTFAIRARESAPVLADQILAVTDTLLTAQSNPRDWYGILQLVPLTQSMEVVESQYRKLAILLNPVKNTLSFADQAFRFVSEAWNVLSNPSNKLIYDNELRFLQFGHVSQLGQQHYQQEQPQVQQPQPQTQTLFMQQPPPPKETQTLFMQTPLKETQAQVTQSLFVRSPRDSNSDGNATLEGGEQLGLTNYSSESTWTRQINQTGLTQPSQINQTGSVGSSQISWPEPTRTSQINQPEAVGANQINQTELTRMDQINHSAAPAPAPTPTPTPTTPTKENSRVEPTGASQETNSAQASQATELEGSTFWTACPHCYSRFEYPKMYENCTLRCQTKDCRKAFHAVVIPSPPVQTEPTDVSRANQAIESEEPTFWTACPYCYTLCEYLKLYEDCTLRCQTKNCRRAFHAVVIPPPPMNGKDTYICSWGFFPIGLSRNGNFPNWSPISTVFACPDNKNAGKQMNTNKSSPKLFYDEQDVYVEISDSSMSSENEDDDDDWRNEKREKKVNNSKGKGSRGRYAKKPQSERVKQGGDDQVSADHGGNSSGASMVPDSVSTAESSRRKQMKRGTKVLGKLDLNVEFRNEAEEPVAGRSKGNDAGNEEEDNNEGNGFFEGLDEFFSSLPILSVVGDDKVKASE